One window of Tindallia californiensis genomic DNA carries:
- a CDS encoding restriction endonuclease subunit S: MMKPSFLEKLLDGIEVEWKLLGEVADYEQPTRYLVKSKKYSDNFDTPVLTAGKTFILGYTDETDGIYKASKNPVIIFDDFTTANKWVDFDFKAKSSAMKMITSKSESVALLKYIYYWLNTLPNGLIEGDHKRQWISNYSYKLIPIPPLKVQEEIVRILDTFTELTAELTAELTARKKQYTYYRDKLLSFEDGEVEWKTLGEVSNKSYSGGTPKANNPEYYGGDIPWLRTQEVRFAEIYDTEMRITPAALKNSSAKWIPKNCVIVAISGATAGRSAINKIPLTTNQHCCCLEIDPEQANYRYVFHWVSSQYEQLKYLGQGARSDLNSGIIKSYHIPIPPLEKQERIVSSLDKFDTLTTSISEGLPREIELRQKQYEYYRDLLLSFPNKEVDR, from the coding sequence ATGATGAAGCCGAGCTTTTTGGAGAAATTGCTTGATGGAATTGAGGTTGAATGGAAATTATTAGGAGAAGTGGCTGATTATGAACAACCAACAAGATATTTAGTAAAATCGAAAAAATATAGTGATAACTTTGATACACCAGTATTAACAGCAGGTAAAACTTTCATACTTGGATATACAGATGAGACTGATGGTATTTATAAAGCATCGAAGAATCCTGTTATTATTTTTGATGATTTCACAACAGCAAACAAATGGGTCGATTTTGATTTTAAAGCTAAGTCATCAGCTATGAAGATGATAACCTCGAAGAGTGAATCTGTAGCTTTATTAAAGTATATTTATTATTGGTTAAATACATTGCCCAATGGGTTAATTGAAGGAGACCATAAACGCCAATGGATTAGTAATTATTCTTATAAACTAATCCCAATTCCACCCCTTAAAGTACAAGAAGAAATCGTCCGCATTTTAGACACCTTCACAGAGCTTACAGCAGAGCTTACAGCAGAGCTTACAGCTCGTAAAAAGCAATATACTTATTACCGTGATAAATTGCTGAGCTTTGAAGATGGTGAGGTTGAGTGGAAGACGTTGGGGGAGGTTTCGAATAAAAGTTATTCTGGAGGTACACCTAAAGCAAATAACCCTGAATATTATGGTGGTGATATTCCTTGGCTTCGAACACAGGAAGTTCGTTTTGCAGAGATTTATGATACAGAAATGCGCATCACTCCCGCTGCGTTAAAAAATTCATCCGCAAAATGGATACCTAAAAACTGTGTTATTGTAGCAATTTCTGGAGCGACAGCGGGAAGATCAGCTATCAATAAAATACCCTTGACTACAAATCAACATTGTTGTTGTTTAGAAATAGATCCAGAACAAGCAAACTATCGATATGTTTTCCACTGGGTAAGTAGTCAATATGAACAATTAAAGTATCTTGGGCAAGGGGCGCGTTCTGACTTGAACTCAGGTATTATAAAAAGCTATCATATACCCATCCCACCCCTAGAAAAACAAGAGCGCATCGTTTCTAGTTTAGACAAATTCGACACATTAACTACTTCAATCTCAGAAGGTCTACCCCGTGAAATAGAGCTTCGCCAAAAACAATATGAGTATTACCGCGACTTGCTTCTTAGCTTTCCCAACAAGGAGGTAGATAGATAA
- a CDS encoding type I restriction-modification system subunit M, translating into MTSASQRAALQSQIWKIANDVRGSVDGWDFKQYVLGTLFYRYISENFSSYIEGGDESINYAELPDDIITDEIKDDAIKTKGYFIYPSQLFENIAKTANTNESLNTDLAAIFSAIESSANGYPSEKDIKGLFADFDTTSNRLGNTVKDKNTRLAAVIKGVAGIHFGEFENNHIDIFGDAYEYLISNYAANAGKSGGEFFTPQCVSQLIAQLAIHKQTSINKVYDPAAGSGSLLLKTKKQFDANIIEDGFYGQEINHTTYNLARMNMFLHNVNYDKFHIALGNTLLNPHFGDEKPFDAIVSNPPYSVKWIGSDDPTLINDERFAPAGVLAPKSKADFAFVLHSLSYLSSKGRAAIICFPGIFYRGGAEQKIRKYLIDNNYVETVISLAPNLFFGTTIAVNILVLSKHKNDNKTQFIDASGEDFYKKGTNNNVLTDKHIEQIMQMFDSKEDIPHVTKLVDYEVIAQNDYNLSVSSYVEAKDTREVIDINELNEEIKSTVAKIDQLREEIDEIIEVIES; encoded by the coding sequence ATGACAAGCGCATCACAACGAGCAGCATTACAATCTCAAATCTGGAAAATAGCTAACGATGTTCGTGGCTCAGTAGACGGTTGGGACTTTAAACAGTATGTATTAGGAACGCTTTTTTACCGCTATATTAGTGAGAACTTTTCCAGCTATATTGAAGGCGGGGATGAGAGCATAAATTATGCAGAACTGCCGGATGATATCATAACCGATGAAATTAAAGATGATGCTATAAAAACAAAAGGATATTTCATCTATCCAAGCCAGCTGTTCGAAAACATTGCTAAAACTGCCAACACAAATGAAAGCCTGAATACAGATTTAGCAGCTATATTTTCAGCTATTGAAAGTTCGGCCAATGGTTATCCATCTGAAAAGGATATTAAAGGCTTATTCGCTGACTTTGACACGACAAGCAACCGATTAGGAAATACGGTAAAAGATAAAAATACTCGTTTAGCTGCCGTTATTAAAGGCGTTGCAGGCATTCACTTTGGCGAATTTGAAAATAATCATATCGATATTTTTGGCGATGCCTATGAGTATTTAATTTCTAATTACGCTGCTAATGCAGGAAAATCCGGAGGCGAGTTTTTCACCCCTCAGTGCGTATCCCAACTGATCGCTCAACTGGCAATACATAAACAAACATCAATCAACAAAGTTTACGACCCTGCTGCTGGATCGGGCTCGCTTTTATTAAAAACAAAAAAACAGTTTGATGCGAATATCATTGAAGATGGCTTTTATGGACAAGAAATTAATCACACGACGTACAATTTGGCTCGTATGAATATGTTTTTGCATAATGTCAACTACGATAAGTTTCACATTGCTCTGGGAAATACGCTTCTAAACCCACACTTTGGAGATGAAAAACCTTTTGATGCCATTGTGTCCAATCCACCTTATTCCGTCAAATGGATCGGCAGTGATGATCCAACCCTCATTAATGATGAACGGTTTGCCCCTGCAGGCGTATTGGCGCCAAAATCGAAAGCTGATTTTGCCTTTGTCCTTCATTCCCTTAGTTACTTATCGAGCAAAGGCCGTGCTGCGATCATTTGTTTTCCTGGGATTTTTTATCGTGGTGGTGCGGAACAGAAGATCAGAAAATATCTGATTGATAACAACTATGTAGAAACAGTTATTTCGCTAGCGCCTAACCTTTTTTTCGGGACTACAATCGCTGTTAATATCTTGGTTCTCTCTAAGCATAAGAACGACAATAAAACCCAGTTTATTGATGCCAGTGGAGAAGATTTTTATAAAAAAGGGACGAATAACAATGTACTGACGGATAAACATATAGAGCAAATCATGCAAATGTTTGACAGCAAAGAAGATATCCCTCACGTTACAAAATTGGTTGATTATGAAGTAATCGCTCAGAATGATTATAATCTTTCTGTGAGTTCCTACGTGGAAGCGAAAGACACCAGAGAAGTCATTGATATAAATGAGCTGAATGAAGAAATAAAATCTACTGTAGCAAAAATAGATCAGCTTCGAGAGGAGATTGATGAGATTATTGAGGTGATTGAGTCATGA